The segment TCCCAAGAAGGGAGATTTGTGGCAGGCTTCGTTCGACGGCGACGCATCCAAGTCAGAGAATTGGTCAGCCACGCCAATTAAAGTTCCCGGAGCGATGACGCGAATGAAAATGGACAACGTCTACCTTGTCGACATCGATGGTGATGGCGATCAGGATATCGCAACGACGGAAGAGAACGGCGGCTGGGGCGTTATCTGGTTTGAGAATCCAAGCAAGTAATATCCTTAAACGTGCTGAACATCAGCATCGCCTACTCAAAATCGAGTGTTTGACGGTAGTTGGTGCGGAACTTCAAAAGATCGAACACGTTGATCGTGTCGTCACCATTTGAATCGAAGTCAGCGAGGTAACCGGCATCGCCAAGGCTCTTTCGATACGACGTTCTGAACCCAAGTAGATCAAACACGTTCACC is part of the Mariniblastus fucicola genome and harbors:
- a CDS encoding FG-GAP-like repeat-containing protein, producing MLIKQPCGNFPKGVAILDLDGDSKNEVVVIPKKGDLWQASFDGDASKSENWSATPIKVPGAMTRMKMDNVYLVDIDGDGDQDIATTEENGGWGVIWFENPSK